The following proteins are encoded in a genomic region of Triticum dicoccoides isolate Atlit2015 ecotype Zavitan chromosome 1B, WEW_v2.0, whole genome shotgun sequence:
- the LOC119342234 gene encoding uncharacterized protein LOC119342234, whose protein sequence is MKFLLQLISTPRRSPLVEEVDGSHLPMDLLDKGRRRLSGQWKSRRRHPLGQTCGTVRNRQAWMDDGRARPSCLQNGCTLVVKEYLMENNDFMAIGIIGPPGLACQPP, encoded by the exons ATGAAATTCCTTCTGCAGCTGATTAGTACTCCTAGAAG ATCCCCTTTGGTTGAGGAGGTGGATGGAAGTCATCTCCCCATGGATCTGCTGGATAAAGGACGGCGACGTCTTTCAGGGCAGTGGAAGAGCCGCCGCCGGCATCCTTTAGGGCAGACGTGCGGAACAGTCAGAAACAGGCAGGCGTGGATGGACGACGGGAGAGCTCGGCCCAGTTGTCTGCAAAATGGATGCACCCTGGTGGTCAAAGAG TATTTGATGGAGAACAATGATTTCATGGCCATCGGAATAATTGGTCCACCTGGTTTGGCATGTCAACCACCATGA
- the LOC119342270 gene encoding anthocyanidin 3-O-glucosyltransferase 2-like: MATPTVVLLPVWAAGHLMSMLDAGKRLLARSGGALSLTVLVMQAPGENHRSEVATHIQREEASGLDIRFHHLPAVEPPTDCLGIEEFVSRFVQLHTAHVKAAISGLACPVAALVLDFFCTTMLDVSRELAVPAYVYITADAAFCALLLRLPALHEEVAVEFEEMEGMVDVPGLPPVPPSSLPVPVMDKKNPNYTWFMYHGKRFTEAKGVIINTVTELEQSVLAAIGDGRCAPGFPAPTVYPVGPVLSVTPPVEQPHECVRWLDAQPPASVVLLCFGSMGFFTAPQAHEMAHGLERSGHRFLWVLRGPPAAGVREPSDANLGELLPEGFVERTKEKGLVWPTKAPQKEILAHAAVGGFVTHGGWNSTLESLWFGVPMVPWPLYAEQHLNAFTLVAYMGVAVAMEVDRKRNNFVAASELERAVKALMGRDSEEGKRAREKAAEMKAACRKAVEEGGSSYSALGRLSEEIIKGANK, translated from the coding sequence ATGGCGACCCCGACCGTCGTGCTGCTGCCCGTCTGGGCCGCCGGCCACCTCATGTCCATGCTCGACGCCGGCAAGCGGCTGCTCGCCCGCAGCGGCGGCGCGCTGTCGCTCACGGTGCTCGTCATGCAGGCGCCGGGGGAGAACCACAGGTCCGAGGTCGCCACCCACATACAGAGGGAGGAGGCGTCCGGCCTCGACATCCGCTTCCACCACCTCCCCGCCGTCGAGCCCCCGACGGACTGCCTGGGCATCGAGGAGTTCGTCTCCCGGTTCGTGCAGCTCCACACGGCCCACGTGAAGGCGGCCATCTCCGGCCTGGCGTGCCCCGTGGCCGCGCTTGTCCTCGACTTCTTCTGCACGACGATGCTCGACGTGTCCCGGGAGCTCGCCGTCCCCGCCTACGTGTACATCACCGCCGACGCCGCCTTCTGCGCGCTCCTCCTGCGCTTGCCGGCGCTCCACGAGGAGGTGGCGGTCGAGTTCGAGGAGATGGAGGGCATGGTGGACGTGCCTGGCCTGCCGCCGGTGCCGCCGTCGTCCCTCCCGGTTCCGGTGATGGACAAGAAGAACCCCAACTACACGTGGTTCATGTACCACGGCAAGCGTTTCACGGAggccaagggcgtcatcatcaacaCGGTCACCGAGCTGGAGCAGAGCGTCCTTGCAGCCATCGGCGACGGCCGGTGCGCGCCCGGATTTCCTGCCCCGACGGTCTATCCAGTAGGCCCCGTGCTCTCCGTGACCCCTCCAGTGGAGCAGCCGCACGAATGCGTGCGGTGGCTGGACGCGCAGCCTCCGGCGTCCGTGGTGCTCCTCTGTTTCGGCAGTATGGGGTTCTTCACGGCGCCTCAGGCGCACGAGATGGCCCACGGGCTGGAGCGCAGCGGGCACCGCTTCCTGTGGGTTCTGCGTGGCCCGCCAGCAGCCGGCGTGCGAGAACCCTCGGACGCGAACCTCGGGGAGCTGCTCCCGGAGGGGTTCGTGGAGAGGACGAAGGAGAAGGGCCTGGTGTGGCCGACGAAGGCTCCGCAGAAGGAGATCCTGGCGCACGCCGCCGTGGGGGGCTTCGTGACGCACGGCGGGTGGAACTCGACCCTGGAGAGCCTGTGGTTCGGCGTGCCCATGGTGCCCTGGCCGCTGTACGCGGAGCAGCACCTGAACGCGTTCACGCTGGTGGCCTACATGGGCGTGGCCGTGGCCATGGAGGTGGACCGGAAGAGGAACAACTTCGTCGCCGCGTCGGAGCTTGAGCGGGCCGTGAAGGCGCTCATGGGGCGCGACTCCGAGGAGGGGAAGAGGGCGAGGGAGAAGGCCGCGGAAATGAAGGCCGCGTGCCGGAAGGCCGTCGAGGAGGGCGGGTCCTCCTACTCTGCGCTCGGGAGGCTCTCTGAGGAGATAATCAAAGGCGCCAATAAGTAA